The nucleotide sequence GCTAAGGAGGTTTTATCTCTTGCTCAATTGATTCTTGATAATGGAAATTATGAAAAAATAGCTAACTCTGGTCGTGAATTTGTTAAAGATAATGATTGGAATGTTATCACTGATAATTTTGAGAAAGTTTTACTTAATTTAATCAATAATATTGATTTTAATTAATTTTTTATAATATTTTATAATATTTTATAATTTTTTATAATTTTTTATAATTTTAATAATAGTAGGGTATTGTTAAAATTAAATTATTTAATTATGATGTTGAAAATCAAGGTAAATAATGATTCATTTTTTTCCATTAATTTTAATTACCTTAGTTTTAATTAACATTATTAAAACTTCTAATAATGAAATTAGTAATTTGAATTTGTCTAGAATTATTATATTTATCTAATTTTTAACATTTTACTTAATTTGATTCCTGAAGTTTATGAAATTCAATGGAATAAGTCATTATTGTTTTTAATCTTCATTATAGGCTTTATAACTTTATTTTGTAAAGTTTTTTCTACTTTACTCATACAATAATACTTTTTATTTATATTTTGGTCATTATATAGCTAATTATATATAACACTTAAAACATATTTATTAATATATTAATATGAAGACTAATTTAAGGTGGTTTTTATGAAAGAAAATGTATTTTATGGAAAAGGAATGGCTCCAGTAAAAAAAGATTTTCCTGAAATTTATGATGCTATTGTTGAATTAAACGATGCAGTATATACAGGAAAAGTTCTCGATTATAAAACTCAAAAATTAATAGCTGTAGCTATAACTGCATCTAATTCGGATGATCGAGCTATTAAAAAACAATTCCAAAGTGCCATCCAAGAACTTGGAGCTACAAAAGATGAACTTATGGATGTTTTAAGAATTGTTTTATTAACTTCAGGCATGCCTCCTTTTGTAAAGGCAGTACGAATCTTATATGAAGTTACTGATTAATAATACAATTTTTTATAATTTATTTATATTTTCTTATTTACATTTTTTATTAAGATTATTTTATTCTATTTTATTTTACTTTATTATAATTTATTCTACATTTCTATAATTTATATAATTTATAAAATTTTTAAAATTTTTTATTTTAATAGGGTTGAAATTTCATAGAAAGCTTTTTATATATGTATCATTAAATATCTTGTTATCATCTAAATTTAGCTTTTAACTTTAGATGTGTTTTTAATTTAAATTAAATAAAACTCTTTTTTGGGATAAATTCCCATGGATGTGGCCAGTTATAACTCGGCTGAACAAGAGGTGTATAAATGTACAAATATATTAGAGATGCGTGGAAAAATCCAGATAAGTCTTATGTGAGAGAACTTATGTGGCAAAGAGCTCCTATTTGGAGACGTGAAAAAGTAATTCAAAGAATCGACAGACCTACAAGAATTGATCGTGCTAGATCTCTTGGTTACAAAGCTAAAAAAGGTTATGTTGTTGTTAGAACCAGAGTACGTCGTGGTGGAAGAAGAAAATCTCGTTTTACTGCAGGTCGTAGACCAAAACGTATGGGTGTAAATAAAATAACTCCTTCTAAATCTATTCAAAGAATAGCTGAAGAACGTGTAGCTAAAAAATATCCAAACATGGAAGTTTTAAACTCTTACTGGGTATGGTCTGATGGTAAATTCAAGTTCTTTGAAGTTATCTTAGTAGATCCACAAAGTCCTTCTATCATCAATGACAATAAAATCAATTGGATTTGTGAAAAACAGCATAAAAGTAGAGCTCTTAGAGGTTTAACAAGTGCTGGTAAAAAAGGTAGAGGGCGTAAAACTAGAGGAAAAGGCTCTGAAAAGAGACATTAACATTAATAAAACAAGTTAATTCTTGTTTTTATTTTTATTTTTATTTTTTATTCTTTTTATTATTTTTATTAACTTTTTTATTTCTTTATAAGTTTTTTTACTGTTTTTCTTCTTCTTGTTTGTTTTTGATATCTTTTTTAGATTTTTTGATATTTATCTTAGATTTTTTCAATAATTATATTTTTAATATAAATATTTATATTACTTAAAGTTCAATTATTATTACTAATTTATTTTCATGTTTTTTACTTTTAAATATTTATAAAATAATAATTTAAAAATCATCAATACTATAAATAACATGTGAGATACAATATAATATGATAAAAAGAAGTCATGATCAAGTGCAGATTCATGATAAAATTGTTATAAAGCTATGATGAAAATAGATTTCTCAGTTGTAATAATGCTTAATAGATTTTAATCGATAATTATTTATAATTATTTACATTAATTTACATTAATTTAAATCAATTTATGTTATTGATACTATGATTCACAATATAAGATACAGAATCTTTGTTTATGAAGATGAAGATGAGGAAAAATTAATTGAAGGATTAAAAAACATTCTTCCTACAGCTAAAATTGAACGTGAAATAGCTGAAGGCATGTTGGAAGATGAAATCGTGATTTTATCTGGAAAAATTGATAAAAAGAGAGAAACTAAAGAATTCTTAAAAACCCTCTTAGATATGGACAAAGATTCTTTAGAAAAATTATCTAATGATCTTGAAAGAAAGATAGATAAAAATGGAAATCTTTTCCTTAGGTTTTCAAAGACTTCTGCTTGTGAAGAAAAATGGGAAATTTGTGATACTGGTGATTCAATACATCTTAAAATTAAAATAGCTGCTTATCCTGCAAAAAAAGAAATAGCTATAAATTTATTAAATGAGGCTCTTAATGAAGTATTATGATTTAAATATCAAAGGGAATAGCTATGAACAAAATAAAGAACTTATTTTAGAAGGCCATAGATTAGGTTGGGATTATTTTAATATACTTTTTAATCCTGAAAAATATGAAGTGGCTATAAAATATAAGGATCAATTAATAGCTGAAATAAATGATATTTTAACTGATATTGAATATCATAAAAGGGAATATTCTAAAAGGGAAATATATATTGAATTTGGAATTGAAGTCAGGGCTAAAAATCAAAATGAAGTTTATAAAATTCCTCGAAAGTATAGGGAAAAAACTAAATTTATAGCTGTTTTGGGTGGCGATCTTGGAATAAATCGTGCTGTTTGTGAAAATAGGCAGATTGATATATTATCTAGACCTTATCTTAAACAAAGAACTTGTGGAATTAATCATGTTTTAGCTAAAGAAGCTAGAAAAAATAATGTAGCAATTGAACTTTGCTTTAATGATATTTCATCTAGTTACTTAAGTTATAGGGCCAAAATCATGGCTCATTTTCGTGAAATTATTAAATTATATCAAAAATTTAGATTTCCATTAATAATAACTACTGGTTCCTCTTCTATTTGGGATATTAAATCTCCAAGGGATATTTTTGCTGTATTTAAATCATTAGGATTAACTGAAGATGATTTGAATAAATGTTTTTTTGATTATCCTAATAATATTGTTAAATTTAATAATGAACGGGAAAATATGGTTATTTTAGGTGTTAAAAAAATAGATAAGGATAAAGAAATATATAAGAATATACATAAAAAGGATAATATGGAGGATAAACTATGAAGCTTAAGATTTTACCTCCAACACTTAGAATTAACAATCATTATTTATCTTTAGATATTAAATCTGAATCTGAAATTAATAAAGACGAACTTGTTTCAGCTATTTGGTTTGGGTGTCTTAGATTATATGGTGAAATTGAAACAAGCGCATTTAATTTATGGTTAATGAGATTTTATTCTAATAATTCTTATAAAAATGATAATAATATTTGTAATAATAAAGAGAATAATCATGATATATATGATAATAATAAAAACACTCAATTTAATAATGATTTATCTTATTATCACTATAAAGCTGTTCTTCGTTGCCAAAGAGGATATGAAGACAAAGTTCGTGGGAGTTTGGCTTTATTGACAAAATATAATCATAAAAAAATAGCTATTTCTACTATAGGTATTTCTGGTACTATAGCTTCATCAATAGAAAAGTTTATTAAGTAAGATGTACATAATTAAGTAGGTATAAACAAAAAGAAAATATCTATCACTAAATCATGGAGGTTTAGTTTAATTTTAAAATTTGGATTTTTAATTTAAACATATTTAAAATGCGATTTTTGTTTATAATTTTTAAAATTAATGTATATTAATAAATTTTTTAATAAGCATGTTATTAAAACATAATTAATTAAATTATATTTTTAAAAAATTATATTTTTAGAATTGTATAGAATTATTAAATAATATAATAATTAAATAATACTTATATTAATAAATTATATTAAAATTATACAATATATATTAAAATATATAATTAAATTAAAATATATTAAAATATATTAAATTATCATTAAATATTAAAATAACTAATTACTAAAAACAATGAGAGGTATTAGATTATGCAACCTTTACAAAATGCTGGATATGATAGGGCGATTACTGTCTTCAGCCCAGATGGAAGACTTTTCCAAGTTGAATATGCAAGAGAGGCAGTAAAAAGAGGTACAACATCTCTTGGTGTAAAATCAAAAGAAGGTATTGTTCTTCTTGTTGATAAAAGAACTACAAGTAATCTTGTAGAAACTAAATCCATTGAAAAAATCTTCCAAATTGATGAACATATTGGAGCAGCTACATCAGGTCTTGTAGCTGATGCAAGAGCATTAATTGAAAGAGCAAGAATGGAATCTCAAATTAATAAAATTACTTATAATGAACCAATTAGAGTTGAAACTTTAGCTAAAAAAATCTGTGATATGAAACAGATGTATACTCAAAATGGTGGAGTACGTCCATTTGGTTCTGCACTTATTATAGGTGGAGTAACTAATGGTGGATGTAAACTCTTTGAAACTGATCCAAGTGGAGCATTAATTGAATATAAAGCTACTGCTATAGGTTCTGGAAGAACTGCAGCTATGGATGTATTTGAAGAGAATTATAAAGAAGATTTAACAATTAACGAAGCTATTGATTTAGCTCTTGATGCAGTGTATGAAGCTACCGAAGGTAAAACTACTGTTGAAAGTGTTGAAATAGCTGTTATTGATAAAGAAACTAAAAAATATAGAAAAGTTTCTGATGAAGAAGTAGCTAATCATGTCGAAGCTCTTCTTGCAAGAAATGAATCTAAAGATATTTCTGATGAAGAAATAGAAGATGAAGAATAAATTATTTATTAATTTACTATTTCTAGTTTATTAATATAGTTTACTAGTTTTAGTTTATTGATTATAGTTTTTATTCATTATTTATTTCTTATTTTCTTTATTTTCAATTTCCTTTTTATTCAATTTCCATTTTCTTATTTTTGAAATGGAAACTGATTATAATAATAGAATTTTTCTAAATTGAATTATTTATAATTTATAAGGATTTTATAATTTAGAATGATTTTATAATTTAAAGGTATTAAAATAAAAGAAACTTATATGAAATAAGAGGAAAAATCATGGTTAATATTGATGAAGCTATTATAGCTAGATTAGAATCTCATGGTGAGAAATTTGAGATTTTAGTAGATCCTGATTTGGCTGCTGATTTTAAAAATCCTGAAAAAGATAGTGTAGCTATTGAAGAAGTTTTAGCTGTTGAAGGTATTTTTAAAGATGCAAAAAAAGGAGATGCATCTTCAGATGAGGCTATGATTAAGGTATTTGATAATACTGATGTTTTAGAAGTTGCAACTGAGATAATCAATAAAGGACATATTCAACTTACTGCTCAACAAAAAAGGGATATGCAGGAAGAAAAAAGGTTAATGGTTATTAATAAAATAGCTAGAGAAGCTATTAACCCTCAAAATGGTCTCCCTCATCCAGTAACTAGGATTCAAAATGCAATGGAAGAAACTAAAGTTAAAATTGATCCTTTCAAATCTGTTGATGAACAAGTTCAAATGGTTCTAAAGGCAATAAAAGTTAAAATCCCTATTAGATTTGAACATGTGAAAATTGCTGTAAGATTACCGGGTTCTGCTACTGGAAATGCTTTTTCATCCATATCTAAATTTGGTAAGATTTTAAATGAAGAATGGCAACAAGATGGTTCTTGGATAGCTGTTGTTGAAATTCCTGGTGGACTCCAAGATAATTTTAGCCTTAAAATGGGTGAATTATCTGGTGGAGAAGCTGAAACTAAACTTATCAAATAAAAATTATTGATATTAAACTTACCTCTAAAATAAAATGCTAAGATTTTTAAAGTATGTTTTTTTGTATATTTTAAAAAAGTTTTCATTTTATTTTAGTAAGTTTATTATTTTAGGAAGTTTATTTAGAATTAATTATATTATGAAATTAATATTAGCCATGATTTTTTTCAAATTATTACATTAGTAACTATTTTAAATTTATATTCATAATTTATTACCCATGGGGGTATATAGTAGATGATACATGTTAAAGACAAAGAATTAGTTGTTCCAGGACAAATATTAGCTGAAGAGGGCTATTATTCTGGAAGAGGAACCTTTAAAGAAGGCAGTGGAGTTTGCTCATCTTTAATGGGTTTAGTCTCTCTTAGGAACAAGAAAATTAGTGTAATTCCTCTTAAGAGTAAATATGTTCCAAAGAAAGGAGATGTAGTAATTGGGGAGATAGATGATGTTCGATTCTCAATGTGGGGAGTAGATGTTAACTCACCTTATTCTGGAATATTACCTGCATCTGAAGTGTTTGGAAGAGAAAAAAAAGAATTGAGTAAAGTTTTCAATGTTGGAGATGTTCTTTTTTTAAGAGTAGTAGACGTGGATGAAGTTAAAAAAGTTAAATTAGGATTAAAAGGCCGAGGGATGGGTAAATTCCGTGGAGGAATTTTGGTTGATATTACTCCGACTAAAGTGCCACGTTTAATCGGTAAAAAAGGTTCTATGATTAATATGATTAAAGATAAGACCAAATGTAAAATTGTAGTTGGTCAAAATGGTCTTGTTTGGGTCAAAGGTGAAAAGAAAATGGAACAAATCACCAAAAATATCATTAATCTTATTGAAGCTGAAGCTCATACATCTGGTCTTACTAATAGAATTAGAGATAAACTTTATCTTTTAGTTGATGGTAAATTACCTGAACAAGAAGAAGAGTTTGAAATTTCTTCTGATGATTTAGAGTCTATTGATGATACTGAGAAAATTAATGATAGGGTCAATAATGATAAAAATAATAATGATAAATCAGCTGATGTAGATATTTCTGATTCTGATAATGAAGAAGCTGATGTATTGGAAAAACCAAGACTAGAAAATATCAAAGAAGAGATTGAAGCTGAAATAAATGGATCTGAAGATGATAACATATCTAAAAAGCAAAAAACTAGTTATTTAGACACATTTAATCATTTGAAAGCTCAAAATACCAGTAAAAACTCAGGTTTGGGAGAAATCGATCAAGATAATAATAGTTCTCCTATTTTAAACATTTCAAATTCTTCTAATAGTTCTGAAAATAAGAACAATAAGTTAAAACCAGTTACTACTTGGAAGAGAAAGAGTTGATGCAATTTAATAAAATTTTTATATTAATAAATATTTATATCAAATAGTTATACTATATATAAATTTAAATAAACTATAATTTTAATTTAGAGGTGATTCTTATCACTAAGAACGAAAAAAGGGATGATGGGCGAGCTTTTGATGAAATTCGTCCTTTAAAAATTGAAGCAGGAGTATTAGAAAGAGCAGATGGATCTGCTTATTTGGAAGTCGGTGGAAATAAAGTTTTAGTAGCTGTTTATGGGCCTAGAGAATCTTATATTAGGAGATTGTTAAAACCTAATACTGGAGTTATTAGATGTAGATATAATATGGCGCCATTTTCAGTCGATGATAGAAAAAGACCAGGTCCGGATAGAAGATCAACTGAAATATCAAAGATTACAGCTGAAGCACTTAGGCCTTCATTAATGTTAGAAGGTTTCCCAAGATCAATGGTAGATGTTTTCATAGAAGTAATAGAAGCTGAAGGTGGAACTAGATGTGCAGGTATTACAGCTGCATCTGTAGCTTTAGCTGATGCAGGAATTCCTATGAAAGATCTTGTGGTTGGTTGTGCTGCAGGTAAAGTTAATGATGAAATAGTCCTTGATTTATCTGAAAAAGAGGATAAAGAAGGTCAAGCTGATGTTCCAATAGCTATGATGCCAAGAACTGAAGAAATCACATTACTTCAAAGTGATGGTGATTTAACTGAAGAGGAATTTGAAAAAGCTCTTGAATTAGCTATGGACGGTTGTAGAGAAGTAAATAAGGTTCAAGTTGAAGCTCTCAAAACTAGATATGCTCAAGATGCAGGATCTGAATAGAGATGGTAGCTATTTGATTTAATGTGAGGAATTTTTATGAATATTATACCTGAAATTACAAGAGAATGTATTACAGACCTTATTAACAATAATGAAAGAGAAGATGGAAGGGCTCTTGATGAATACAGAGATATCACTGTTGAAACTGGAGTTATTTCAAAAGCAGAGGGTTCTGCAAGAGTTAAAATAGGAAATAGTCAAGTTATTGTTGGTATAAAACCTACAATTGGCGAACCTTTCCCAGACACTCCTGATGTTGGAGTTTTAATGACTAATGGTGAAATGTTACCTATGGCTGATCCAAGTTTTGAACCAGGTCCTCCAAGCGAAGCTTCTGTTGAACTTGCACGTGTTGTAGATCGAGGAATTCGTGAAAGTGAAATGGTTGATCTTGAAAAATTATGTATTGAACCTGGTAAAAAAGTATGGATGCTTTTCATTGATTTACATATAATTGATTTTGATGGAAATCTTTTTGATACTGCTACTTTAGCTGTTATGAGTGCACTTAAAAATACTAAAATCCCTGTTGCTAAAATGGTTGATGATGAGTTAGTTATTGATGAAGAATCCACTATTGATTTGCCTCTTCGGACTAAGGAAGCTATGTGTACTTTTGTTAAAATTGGAAATAATATGGTTTTAGACCCTGCTTTGGAAGAAGAAGCTATATTAGATGCAAGGCTTTCCATTGGAATAACTGAAGAAGG is from Methanobrevibacter sp. TMH8 and encodes:
- a CDS encoding carboxymuconolactone decarboxylase family protein, which encodes MKENVFYGKGMAPVKKDFPEIYDAIVELNDAVYTGKVLDYKTQKLIAVAITASNSDDRAIKKQFQSAIQELGATKDELMDVLRIVLLTSGMPPFVKAVRILYEVTD
- a CDS encoding 50S ribosomal protein L15e is translated as MYKYIRDAWKNPDKSYVRELMWQRAPIWRREKVIQRIDRPTRIDRARSLGYKAKKGYVVVRTRVRRGGRRKSRFTAGRRPKRMGVNKITPSKSIQRIAEERVAKKYPNMEVLNSYWVWSDGKFKFFEVILVDPQSPSIINDNKINWICEKQHKSRALRGLTSAGKKGRGRKTRGKGSEKRH
- a CDS encoding RNA-binding protein, encoding MIHNIRYRIFVYEDEDEEKLIEGLKNILPTAKIEREIAEGMLEDEIVILSGKIDKKRETKEFLKTLLDMDKDSLEKLSNDLERKIDKNGNLFLRFSKTSACEEKWEICDTGDSIHLKIKIAAYPAKKEIAINLLNEALNEVL
- a CDS encoding RNase P subunit p30 family protein gives rise to the protein MKYYDLNIKGNSYEQNKELILEGHRLGWDYFNILFNPEKYEVAIKYKDQLIAEINDILTDIEYHKREYSKREIYIEFGIEVRAKNQNEVYKIPRKYREKTKFIAVLGGDLGINRAVCENRQIDILSRPYLKQRTCGINHVLAKEARKNNVAIELCFNDISSSYLSYRAKIMAHFREIIKLYQKFRFPLIITTGSSSIWDIKSPRDIFAVFKSLGLTEDDLNKCFFDYPNNIVKFNNERENMVILGVKKIDKDKEIYKNIHKKDNMEDKL
- a CDS encoding Rpp14/Pop5 family protein yields the protein MKLKILPPTLRINNHYLSLDIKSESEINKDELVSAIWFGCLRLYGEIETSAFNLWLMRFYSNNSYKNDNNICNNKENNHDIYDNNKNTQFNNDLSYYHYKAVLRCQRGYEDKVRGSLALLTKYNHKKIAISTIGISGTIASSIEKFIK
- the psmA gene encoding archaeal proteasome endopeptidase complex subunit alpha, which encodes MQPLQNAGYDRAITVFSPDGRLFQVEYAREAVKRGTTSLGVKSKEGIVLLVDKRTTSNLVETKSIEKIFQIDEHIGAATSGLVADARALIERARMESQINKITYNEPIRVETLAKKICDMKQMYTQNGGVRPFGSALIIGGVTNGGCKLFETDPSGALIEYKATAIGSGRTAAMDVFEENYKEDLTINEAIDLALDAVYEATEGKTTVESVEIAVIDKETKKYRKVSDEEVANHVEALLARNESKDISDEEIEDEE
- a CDS encoding ribosome assembly factor SBDS → MVNIDEAIIARLESHGEKFEILVDPDLAADFKNPEKDSVAIEEVLAVEGIFKDAKKGDASSDEAMIKVFDNTDVLEVATEIINKGHIQLTAQQKRDMQEEKRLMVINKIAREAINPQNGLPHPVTRIQNAMEETKVKIDPFKSVDEQVQMVLKAIKVKIPIRFEHVKIAVRLPGSATGNAFSSISKFGKILNEEWQQDGSWIAVVEIPGGLQDNFSLKMGELSGGEAETKLIK
- the rrp41 gene encoding exosome complex exonuclease Rrp41, whose translation is MILITKNEKRDDGRAFDEIRPLKIEAGVLERADGSAYLEVGGNKVLVAVYGPRESYIRRLLKPNTGVIRCRYNMAPFSVDDRKRPGPDRRSTEISKITAEALRPSLMLEGFPRSMVDVFIEVIEAEGGTRCAGITAASVALADAGIPMKDLVVGCAAGKVNDEIVLDLSEKEDKEGQADVPIAMMPRTEEITLLQSDGDLTEEEFEKALELAMDGCREVNKVQVEALKTRYAQDAGSE
- the rrp42 gene encoding exosome complex protein Rrp42; translation: MNIIPEITRECITDLINNNEREDGRALDEYRDITVETGVISKAEGSARVKIGNSQVIVGIKPTIGEPFPDTPDVGVLMTNGEMLPMADPSFEPGPPSEASVELARVVDRGIRESEMVDLEKLCIEPGKKVWMLFIDLHIIDFDGNLFDTATLAVMSALKNTKIPVAKMVDDELVIDEESTIDLPLRTKEAMCTFVKIGNNMVLDPALEEEAILDARLSIGITEEGSICAMQKGGDKPLTKEDILGAVKTAYSKVPDLIEKVNNA